The Clostridium sp. DL-VIII DNA window GGTATTAATCTAATAGATGATTTAAAGATAGAAAATATTCAAACTGCATTAGATTCAGGAATAGTTATAGTGAAGAACTTAACTAAAGGAATTGAATTTGAAGCAAAAGTTGATTTGACAGAAAAAGAAATTGCAGTTATTAAGGCTGGCGGAAGACTTAATTATGTAAAAGCAAACAGCTAGCTATAAAATAGCGGTATAGTACAAATTAAAAAACTCAAGAATTTATTAAGATTAAATTCTTGAGTTTTTTATATAAATTTCTTTTATAAAATTTAAGAGATAATAATAAATTACTAAAGAAGAATGAACTGTTATATTAAGATAAGTATTTAAATAACTAATCATTTATAAGTACTGTTAATCATTGTAAGATTATTTAGAATATATTATGTAAATATATTTATAGGTAGGTTATAATTAATTAATAAGAGGATTTTTATGTGATAATATAAAGCAGTTAGAAAGAGGTCGTTATTATGGAAGAAACTATAAGATTATCTGGGATAGCCTATGAAAGTTTGGTGAATGGACCAGGTATGAGAAGAGTATTTTTTGCTCAAGGATGCAAACATAATTGTAAGGGCTGCTTTAACCCGGATACTCATGATTTTACTGGTGGTGAAGAAAGATCAATTGATTCGCTTATAAAGGATACATTAGAAAACCCAATATTAAGTGGAGTTACATTCAGTGGAGGGGATCCATGGGAACAGGCTGATAAATTCGCTATTATGGCAAAAGCTTTTAAAAAAGCAAAACTAAGTGTTTGGAGTTATACAGGATATACTTATGAATATATTTTAGAAAATAAGGAAGTAAGACTAGGCTGGAACGATTTATTGAATAATATTGATGTTTTAGTAGATGGGAAGTTTCAAGAGGAGAAGCATGAAGATGGACTTAAATTTAGGGGATCAAGTAATCAAAGAATAATAGATGTTCAAGAGAGTTTAAAAAAAGGAATTATAGTAATTAAAGAGTATTAATAATATGAGGTTTTTGATTATATATTTTAATTCGAGGAGGAAACATTATGATCTATTCTTTAGAAAATGCATGTATTAAAATTACAGCTAGTACACATGGGGGAGAAATACATTCAATAAAAAGCATCAATGAGGAAATTGAATATTTATGGAATGGAGATCCAGAGTATTGGAAATATCATGCACCAATATTATTTCCTATAGTAGGGAAGGTTATAGATTCAAAATATAGAGTTGATGGAAAGATATATGAATTACCACAACATGGACTAGCTAGGACATCAGAATTCAAATTAATTTCAAAAACAGAGGATGAAATAATTTTTGAATTAAATTATTCAGAGGAGTCGCTAAAGGTATATCCATATAAGTTTTCATTGAAATCAAAGTATAAGTTGGAAGATAATACTGTGAATGTTACCTATAGTGTTAAAAATACAGATGATAGAACAATATATTTTTCAATAGGTGCTCATCCAGCGTTTATATGTCCTATTGATAATACTAACGATACATTAGAAGATTGCTATCTTCAATTCAATGAAAGAGAATCAAGTAAGAAAATGATTATTACAAAGGATGGATATCTTTCTCATAAGAGGGATAAGTGTTTAAATTCTACGGATAAACTTATGTTATCAAAAGACTTATTTAAGGACGATGCATTAGTATTTGATGATTTAAAATCTGATAAAATAACAATAAGATCAAAGAATAATGATAGAGCATTAATTGTTGACTTTGAAGAATTTACTTATATGGGAATTTGGGCACCAAAAGATGGAGCACCATTTGTGTGCATAGAGCCTTGGTTTGGACATGCAGATTATGAAAACTTTGAAGGTGAACTTAGTGAAAAAGAAGGCATATTGTCATTGAAACCAGGAAAAGAATTTAGTTGTACTTATAAAATAACGGTTATATAAAGTTACATTTAAGCTTTAAAATTTGACTTGAAATAGAATAAGTAAAAATAATTCACAGAAAGTATTAATAAAACCTATATATCTGTGGATTATTTTTATTTACATGTGGACAAATTAAAAAAGAATAAAATAGAAGTATGAAAAACGTTACAATTATTTACTTAAAATCAATAAAGAGTAATAAAATTAGCTCGATAAAATTACCATGAGATAAATAAATGGGAGAGATTTTCATGGTGGTTAAGATAAGTAATAAGGATATACACAGGTACACCTTCAAAAAGAGGGAAATATATTTAAAGTCAAAAAAAATTAAAAAAGAGAATATGTCTTTTGGAGAAGTACTGGGGGAGATACAAGTGCTTAAAGAAAAAGGCATTATAACTATAGAAAACGTTAATATATACATATCTAAAGCCATAATGAAAAATAAAAAGTAAGATAAAACATAATTGAAATATTTTTATCTTACTTTTTACTCTGTATTAATATTTTTAGTGTTAAACGCAAAAAATTTTATTAATAAAAATGTAATTGGAACGCCAATAATTGCTGCTAGTAAATATGCGAAAAGTTTTTGTATTCCAAAAGCACTACAGATAATCACAACAATATATTGAATTATGAAATTAGGCATGGATGATATTGTGAATTTAATGAACTTTCTAAGACTGAGAGTTTCTTTAAAGGTGATAAAACTATTTAAAATATAAGATATAATCAGTCCTGAAATATATCCAGGCAAAAATGCTATGGTTGCATTCAAAAAACTAGAATATATATATGAAAATACAGTTCCATTAAATGTATTTATAATTCCGATTATAATAAATATGATAAATTGCTTCGAAATAAAAGTATCTTTAACTTTTTTTATAATATTATTCATGTAAAATACCTAACTATCCCTTTTATTAGTATTAATTAATTTATCAGCAATAATAAACCTAGGTCTTCTTTTAGTTTCATTATATATTTTACCAATGTATTCACCTATAACTCCAAGTGATAAAAGCTGTATACCTCCAAGCATCCAAATTGATAAAGTTAGTGACGTCCAACCGGTCACTGTAGTGCCTAAAAATTTGACTATTAGAGAATAAATAGAAGCGATTCCGCTAATAAAAAATATTGTAAAACCGAGAAAAGTTATTATTCTTATTGGTTTTATGCTAAGAGAGGTTATTCCATCTAGGGCAAAAGCAATCATTTTCTTTAATGGATATTTAGATTCCCCAGCAAAACGTTCATGGCGTTCATATTCAACAATTGAATATTTATAGCCTATTAAGGGAATCATCCCTCTAAGAAATAAATTAACTTCCTCGTATTGACTTAATCCATCTAAGGCCCGTTTGCTCATAAGCCTATAATCAGCATGATTATAAACCATATCAACACCAAGACCATTCATAAGCTTATAAAAAGCTAATGCAGTTGATCGTTTAAAGAAAGTATCAGTTTGTCTAGAGCATCGTACTCCATAAACAATATCACAGCCACTATAATATTGTTCAACAAATTTATCTATAACATCCACATCATCTTGTAAGTCAGCATCTAATGAAATAGTCATATCTGCATATTCCTTAGCAGTCATAAGTCCCGCTAGTAAAGCGTTTTGATGTCCTCTATTTCTTGATAAGTTGATTCCTGAAAAGATAGTATTTTTTACATTGAGTTCCTCAATTATACTCCAGGTTTTATCATTTGAACCATCGTTGACAAATAGAATTTTACTCTCATCAGAAATAAGGTTATTTGCAATCATATAATTTATTTTTTCTAGCAGCCTTTTGGAAGTCTCATGTAAAACTTCTTCTTCATTATAGCAAGGAATTACAAGGTATAGTATATCATTCATAAAGTCGCCTCCAGTAGACATTATATAAAATTTCACATTACTATTATTAACATATTATCAAGAAATTTATAACTCGTATTTTATATTTTTTATGACTAATGAAGTGATATCTATCAAATTAATTTCTGTATCTATTGTATTAGCATTAGAGCTTTTAATTATTTTTACAATTGGTCTTAGAGGAAAACCAGGTAACGTTTCTTGAACCACAGCTATATCGCCATTACTTAATTCTACTAATGTGCCTTTAGAAAAAGGAATTACTATCTTGCAGAAGGTATTAACTATATCATAATCAAATGCTTTTCCTGCGTTGGACATTAAATATTCTAAAACATCGCTTGGAAACAATGCTCTTTTATTTGGTCTGCCAGCGGATAAAGAATCATAAGCATCAGTAATGCTGACAATTTTACTTAACATGTTTATTTCATCATTATGTAAGCCTTTAGGATATCCTAATCCATCTGGTCTTTCATGATGTTGTAAGGTTATCATCTTACTATGTGCGCTTAAATTATAAGAGTCAGATAAATACTTATATCCTAAGGTTGGGTGTTGCTCTAGAATTGAAATTTCATCTGGAGTCAGCTCCTCTTTCGTCATTAAAATTTCTTTAGAAATAAATGATTTACCTATATCATGAAGTAAAGCACCTATGCAAAGATTTTGTAATTGCCTTTTTGGAAGCTTTAAGGCAATACCAAGGACAAGAGACATTATAGCTACGTTAACAGAATGTGCATAGATATAATTATCCATACTCCTAATATCTACTAGTGGAATCAATACATTTTTATTGCTTAAAATATTTTCAAGCAAGTTTTCTGCCGTGTCTCCAATATTTTCAAAATACGCAGCTTCCTTTTTTGAGAATTTATCAGCAACGGTAAGTCTATTTATATTTGAAAAGGCTTCTTTTATTGTTAAAATTGCATTTTGTCTTAATTCAGGTTTAATAATATCTTCGATTTCTTCAGAACTATATTCATCAACTATATATATTGATAGAATGTTTATTTCTTTTATCTTAGAAATAATTCCCTGACTTAAAACTACACCGGCTTTTACTAAGACTCTACCATTATAATCATATAATGTTTTACCCATAATTGTATTAGGCTTTACGCATTCAATTGGAACCAATCTCATAACTATCTTCTCCTCAAGTGTTTTGATTATATTACAATTTCCAACACAGTCTATAATTAAATACTAAATATAATAGTAGTATATCAATAAATTTTACATATTTGTAGTGGTACAAGAGAAAAATATATTATTATTTGTCTTGAAATGCCGCAATTATCAAGTAAATAGGGAAAAAAATAATTTAGAGAAGTTTAGAGGAATATTTAAAATTTTCTCACTATTTGGAGCGATAAATTTATTACTTAATACCTGAATTGTGTTATAATATTATAGAAAATAAAATATCACAAGGGGGCTTTTTTAATGTCAAGAGTTTATAATTTTTCGGCAGGACCGGCTGTGTTACCAGAGGAGGTTCTTAAGGAAGCAGCTGAAGAAATGTTAGATTACAACGGCACTGGTATGTCAGTTATGGAAATGAGTCATCGTTCCAAAGCTTTTGAGGGGATTATTACCGAGGCCGAAAAAACATTAAGAGAATTATTAAATATTCCAAGTAATTACAAGGTATTATTCCTTCAAGGTGGGGCATCACAACAATTTGCAATGATTCCAATGAATCTAATGAAAAATAAAGTTGCAGATTACATTAAAACAGGGCAATGGGCAAAGAAGGCAGCAGCTGAAGCAGCTATATATGGAAAAGTTAATATAATAGCATCTTCAGAGGACAAAACGTACACAT harbors:
- a CDS encoding aldose 1-epimerase family protein, producing MIYSLENACIKITASTHGGEIHSIKSINEEIEYLWNGDPEYWKYHAPILFPIVGKVIDSKYRVDGKIYELPQHGLARTSEFKLISKTEDEIIFELNYSEESLKVYPYKFSLKSKYKLEDNTVNVTYSVKNTDDRTIYFSIGAHPAFICPIDNTNDTLEDCYLQFNERESSKKMIITKDGYLSHKRDKCLNSTDKLMLSKDLFKDDALVFDDLKSDKITIRSKNNDRALIVDFEEFTYMGIWAPKDGAPFVCIEPWFGHADYENFEGELSEKEGILSLKPGKEFSCTYKITVI
- the nrdG gene encoding anaerobic ribonucleoside-triphosphate reductase activating protein, with amino-acid sequence MEETIRLSGIAYESLVNGPGMRRVFFAQGCKHNCKGCFNPDTHDFTGGEERSIDSLIKDTLENPILSGVTFSGGDPWEQADKFAIMAKAFKKAKLSVWSYTGYTYEYILENKEVRLGWNDLLNNIDVLVDGKFQEEKHEDGLKFRGSSNQRIIDVQESLKKGIIVIKEY
- a CDS encoding GtrA family protein — translated: MNNIIKKVKDTFISKQFIIFIIIGIINTFNGTVFSYIYSSFLNATIAFLPGYISGLIISYILNSFITFKETLSLRKFIKFTISSMPNFIIQYIVVIICSAFGIQKLFAYLLAAIIGVPITFLLIKFFAFNTKNINTE
- a CDS encoding glycosyltransferase family 2 protein, encoding MNDILYLVIPCYNEEEVLHETSKRLLEKINYMIANNLISDESKILFVNDGSNDKTWSIIEELNVKNTIFSGINLSRNRGHQNALLAGLMTAKEYADMTISLDADLQDDVDVIDKFVEQYYSGCDIVYGVRCSRQTDTFFKRSTALAFYKLMNGLGVDMVYNHADYRLMSKRALDGLSQYEEVNLFLRGMIPLIGYKYSIVEYERHERFAGESKYPLKKMIAFALDGITSLSIKPIRIITFLGFTIFFISGIASIYSLIVKFLGTTVTGWTSLTLSIWMLGGIQLLSLGVIGEYIGKIYNETKRRPRFIIADKLINTNKRDS
- a CDS encoding HD-GYP domain-containing protein, with protein sequence MRLVPIECVKPNTIMGKTLYDYNGRVLVKAGVVLSQGIISKIKEINILSIYIVDEYSSEEIEDIIKPELRQNAILTIKEAFSNINRLTVADKFSKKEAAYFENIGDTAENLLENILSNKNVLIPLVDIRSMDNYIYAHSVNVAIMSLVLGIALKLPKRQLQNLCIGALLHDIGKSFISKEILMTKEELTPDEISILEQHPTLGYKYLSDSYNLSAHSKMITLQHHERPDGLGYPKGLHNDEINMLSKIVSITDAYDSLSAGRPNKRALFPSDVLEYLMSNAGKAFDYDIVNTFCKIVIPFSKGTLVELSNGDIAVVQETLPGFPLRPIVKIIKSSNANTIDTEINLIDITSLVIKNIKYEL